In one window of Microbispora sp. ZYX-F-249 DNA:
- a CDS encoding serine hydrolase domain-containing protein produces the protein MPDPTPTPARPARTPLKRSVRRLAALSLGTLLAMAALVPPANAAAPELRAAPGLDRRELQRTLDEVPKGGIPGAYSAVQDGHQRWRGATGLADLEAKRPTRPDMYHRIGSITKTFVATAALQLVERGRLQLDAPVERYLPGLLPDRRVTVRMLLNHTSHIGDYDTALITSPESLEEMRVRQYGNEELVRLGLGVGASGEPGQSPGSYSNTNYIVLGLVIGKVSGVPAERYITHHVIERAGLEHTFFPRTSDLPNPHSNAYTSLFGSFPLRDFSTFNPSSLGTAGAVVSTMEDLNRFYRALFTGRLIGRAQLAEMRRTVPITLGVGSSDIMNYGLGLIAYDTPCGRLWGHEGGVVGMATLSLSTEDGTRQASSGINMTWHPGTEAGELAWAVHVLGAMCETDRIAASDAPRPLIDAGTPREAPAFIRGRLLRS, from the coding sequence GTGCCTGACCCCACCCCCACCCCCGCCCGCCCCGCCCGCACTCCCCTGAAGCGCTCCGTCAGGAGACTCGCCGCCCTGAGCCTCGGCACGCTGCTCGCCATGGCGGCTCTCGTCCCGCCGGCGAACGCCGCCGCACCGGAACTTCGCGCCGCGCCGGGACTCGATCGGCGAGAGTTGCAGCGCACGCTCGACGAGGTACCCAAGGGCGGCATCCCCGGGGCCTACTCCGCCGTCCAGGACGGGCACCAGCGCTGGCGCGGCGCCACGGGACTGGCCGACCTGGAGGCCAAGCGCCCCACGCGGCCGGACATGTACCACCGGATCGGCAGCATCACCAAGACCTTCGTCGCCACCGCCGCCCTGCAGCTGGTGGAGCGGGGCAGGCTCCAGCTGGACGCCCCCGTCGAGCGGTACCTGCCCGGGCTGCTGCCCGATCGGCGCGTCACGGTCAGGATGCTGCTCAACCACACCAGCCACATCGGCGACTACGACACCGCACTGATCACCAGCCCTGAGAGCCTCGAAGAGATGCGCGTACGGCAGTACGGCAACGAGGAACTCGTCCGGCTCGGTCTCGGCGTCGGCGCCTCGGGCGAGCCCGGCCAGTCCCCGGGAAGCTACTCCAACACCAACTACATCGTGCTCGGCCTGGTGATCGGCAAGGTCAGCGGAGTGCCCGCCGAACGCTACATCACCCACCACGTCATCGAGCGGGCCGGCCTCGAGCACACGTTCTTCCCGCGCACGTCCGATCTGCCGAACCCGCACTCGAACGCGTACACGTCCCTGTTCGGCTCCTTCCCGCTCAGAGACTTCAGCACCTTCAACCCCTCGTCCCTCGGCACGGCGGGTGCGGTCGTCTCGACGATGGAGGACCTCAACCGTTTCTACCGGGCGTTGTTCACCGGCCGGCTGATCGGCCGGGCCCAGTTGGCCGAGATGCGCAGGACCGTCCCGATCACGCTCGGAGTGGGCAGCTCCGACATCATGAACTACGGGCTCGGTCTCATCGCCTACGACACGCCCTGCGGGAGGCTGTGGGGGCACGAAGGCGGCGTCGTCGGCATGGCCACGCTGTCGCTCAGCACCGAAGACGGGACCCGGCAGGCATCCTCCGGCATCAACATGACCTGGCATCCGGGAACCGAGGCAGGCGAGCTGGCGTGGGCCGTACACGTCCTCGGCGCGATGTGCGAGACCGATCGGATCGCGGCCTCCGACGCCCCGCGACCGCTGATCGACGCCGGCACGCCCCGAGAAGCGCCGGCCTTCATCCGGGGCCGCCTGCTC